A region from the Brassica napus cultivar Da-Ae chromosome C8, Da-Ae, whole genome shotgun sequence genome encodes:
- the LOC106365454 gene encoding F-box protein At1g69090-like, protein MASPPLLALAQSPPRCWSELPLDLMQLIFERLSFTDFERAKLVCSSWQTGSRQSKPNNKIPWMILLPEEKSYCLLFNPEDREEKLYKTGDYFSNNIYCMATCRSWLLMDPSYENKEHPVYIFNLLTRERINLPLTTPERLYSAILWIDDKTKDYLVIGKTLAYVKKGYNSWKQISNGIQNQEDMVFKDHKLYFLTNDELHIFDFSGEFPLQLSRASLGGGGRVDKIFSFRMRFPGVPWYVQKVRKKKNVVLTVRGDVLIVKSKNPAMSETWTFKIFKMDSSSKGLEEIYSLGDEAIILDLGITVLAKDQEGVISNSIYFTDEEIHWYATEIFVFNLDTKKVEQLPPLVSSCASFSRARWFLPSFRID, encoded by the coding sequence ATGGCTTCACCACCGTTGTTAGCCTTAGCCCAATCTCCTCCTCGTTGCTGGTCCGAGCTTCCTCTAGATCTGATGCAACTGATTTTCGAACGCCTTAGCTTTACTGATTTCGAAAGAGCTAAATTGGTTTGTTCATCTTGGCAAACTGGTTCAAGACAATCTAAGCCAAACAATAAGATCCCTTGGATGATTTTACTCCCCGAGGAAAAGAGTTACTGTCTCTTGTTCAATCCTGAAGATAGAGAAGAAAAGCTCTACAAAACTGGCGActacttttcaaataatatttattgtaTGGCGACTTGTAGAAGCTGGCTTTTGATGGATCCTAGTTATGAAAACAAGGAACACcctgtttatatttttaatctcttAACCCGCGAGAGGATCAATCTACCTCTTACTACACCAGAACGACTTTACTCCGCCATATTGTGGATAGACGATAAAACCAAAGATTACCTTGTTATAGGAAAAACTCTGGCTTATGTAAAGAAAGGTTATAACTCGTGGAAACAAATCTCGAATGGTATCCAAAACCAAGAAGACATGGTATTCAAAGATCACAAGCTCTATTTTCTCACCAATGATGAACTCCATATTTTCGACTTTTCTGGTGAATTTCCGCTACAACTTTCCAGAGCTAGCCTAGGAGGAGGGGGACGCGTGGATAAAATATTTAGCTTCAGGATGAGATTCCCTGGAGTTCCATGGTATGTCCAAAAGGTTCGCAAGAAGAAAAATGTGGTTCTCACTGTACGAGGAGATGTCTTAATTGTTAAGAGCAAAAATCCTGCTATGTCCGAGACATGGACCTTTAAAATCTTCAAAATGGATTCATCATCAAAGGGCTTGGAGGAAATTTATTCGTTGGGAGATGAGGCGATTATTTTGGATTTGGGTATTACAGTGCTTGCTAAGGACCAGGAAGGCGTCATTAGTAACTCTATTTACTTCACTGATGAAGAGATACATTGGTACGCCACTGAAATCTTTGTATTCAATCTGGATACCAAAAAGGTTGAACAACTACCACCACTAGTTTCTTCATGTGCTTCATTCTCTAGAGCTCGTTGGTTCTTACCAAGTTTCAGGATTGATTGA